The following coding sequences are from one Prochlorococcus sp. MIT 1314 window:
- a CDS encoding SprT family zinc-dependent metalloprotease: MPVIPLLPLFHKFNSQYFENSLAVNNQPLVKVRWSDNRLKTTAGFYRRKRINGLVDSEIILSKPILSKLSTSEIKSTLCHEMIHAWVDRILKKNEIHGPNFLEKMNEINVKEKNFQISVRHSFPIERRELKYIGTCQNCGEKFFYRKRIKNIACKKCCLNFFNGSWNKNCLILFD, from the coding sequence ATGCCTGTAATTCCTCTTTTACCTTTATTTCATAAATTTAATAGCCAATATTTTGAAAATTCTCTAGCGGTTAATAATCAACCTTTAGTAAAAGTTAGATGGAGTGATAATAGATTAAAAACTACTGCTGGTTTTTATAGAAGAAAACGAATTAATGGTCTTGTAGATTCTGAAATTATCTTATCGAAACCTATTTTGAGTAAATTATCTACTAGTGAAATAAAGAGTACTTTATGTCATGAAATGATTCATGCATGGGTAGATAGAATATTAAAAAAAAATGAGATACATGGTCCAAATTTTTTAGAAAAGATGAATGAAATTAATGTGAAAGAGAAGAATTTTCAAATTTCTGTTAGGCACTCATTTCCTATTGAAAGGAGAGAATTAAAATACATAGGAACTTGCCAAAATTGTGGTGAGAAATTTTTCTACAGGAAAAGGATAAAGAATATTGCCTGTAAAAAATGTTGTTTAAATTTCTTTAATGGATCTTGGAATAAAAATTGTTTAATTTTGTTTGATTAA